In a genomic window of Tissierella sp. Yu-01:
- a CDS encoding DUF4956 domain-containing protein, which produces MTFKDIFKSSFLEKAVEFSILDVTIAMLLAFAIGLFIFYVYKKTFAGVMYSASFGVSIMAMTLITTFIILAVTSNIILSLGMVGALSIVRFRTAVKEPLDIAFLFWAISVGIVIGAGLIPLGIIGSIFIGIVLLVFVNKKSSDTPYIIILNLEDDKAENDCMMKIKSMTKKSLIKAKTVSKSCIELTVEVRLLDMSAKILNELNTINGVNNACLVSYNGEYTA; this is translated from the coding sequence ATGACATTTAAAGATATTTTTAAATCAAGTTTTTTAGAAAAAGCCGTTGAGTTTTCAATATTGGATGTTACGATTGCAATGCTCCTAGCCTTTGCTATCGGGCTCTTTATATTTTATGTATACAAAAAAACTTTTGCAGGGGTCATGTATAGTGCTTCTTTCGGAGTTTCCATAATGGCAATGACACTTATTACAACTTTTATTATTCTTGCAGTAACATCAAATATTATTTTGTCACTTGGTATGGTTGGTGCATTATCTATTGTTCGTTTTAGAACAGCAGTTAAAGAGCCTTTAGATATTGCCTTTTTGTTTTGGGCAATTTCGGTTGGCATCGTTATCGGTGCAGGATTAATTCCCCTTGGAATCATTGGATCGATTTTTATTGGAATTGTTCTTCTTGTATTTGTTAACAAGAAAAGCAGTGATACACCATATATAATTATACTTAATCTTGAAGATGATAAAGCTGAAAATGATTGTATGATGAAGATAAAATCAATGACTAAAAAGAGTCTAATCAAAGCAAAAACCGTTTCAAAAAGTTGTATTGAACTTACAGTTGAAGTGAGGCTTTTAGATATGTCAGCAAAGATACTTAATGAATTGAACACCATAAATGGCGTTAACAATGCCTGTCTGGTAAGTTATAACGGTGAATACACCGCCTAA
- a CDS encoding polyphosphate polymerase domain-containing protein, translating into MEEIKGRHELKHYINYGDVLQLRARLPFVANPDKNSAKENGYMIRSLYFDNYNDKALKEKIDGVNEREKFRLRFYNYDTSFIRLEKKSKKNGICFKESAVVTKEQCNSLIAGDLAVLKEINNPLCLELYSKMHYHQLRAKNIVDYWREAYVYSPGNVRVTLDYNIRTSHNIHDFLKPETTLIPISDVYILEVKYDNFLPEIIRGVVSLSSRKSTAFSKYAVTRII; encoded by the coding sequence ATGGAGGAGATTAAAGGAAGACATGAGCTAAAACATTATATTAACTATGGTGATGTATTGCAGTTAAGAGCAAGGCTACCATTTGTAGCTAATCCTGATAAAAATAGTGCTAAAGAAAATGGGTATATGATCAGAAGTCTATATTTTGATAATTATAATGATAAGGCATTAAAAGAGAAAATTGATGGAGTAAATGAACGTGAAAAATTTCGCTTAAGATTTTACAACTATGATACTTCTTTCATTCGTCTTGAAAAGAAAAGCAAAAAGAATGGTATTTGTTTTAAAGAAAGTGCAGTAGTCACAAAGGAACAATGTAATAGTCTAATAGCAGGAGACTTAGCTGTATTAAAGGAAATTAACAATCCTTTATGTCTGGAGTTGTACTCAAAAATGCATTATCATCAGCTAAGGGCAAAAAATATAGTAGATTATTGGCGAGAGGCATATGTTTATTCTCCGGGAAATGTGCGTGTTACCTTGGATTACAACATTCGTACAAGTCATAATATTCACGATTTCTTGAAGCCTGAAACTACTCTTATACCAATTTCAGATGTTTATATTCTTGAGGTTAAATATGATAATTTTCTTCCTGAGATAATACGTGGCGTAGTATCCCTATCAAGCAGAAAAAGTACTGCATTTTCAAAATATGCAGTAACAAGAATTATTTAA
- a CDS encoding LysR substrate-binding domain-containing protein — translation MKIRHLRIFKMVCEEESITKAAERLFMTQPAVSSAISELESHLGVYLFDRISRRIYLNETGKLFLTKVIKMLDLYDDLEQNVKELEDNATIKIGSSITIANFILPKAIVHFEKIYKNTPTKVIVGNARQIEEMLYNNEIDLGLIEGVIYNEELIRIPFSSYKLAIICSPRHKLAVEEPIDINEIIQERLLLREKGSAIRDVFDSALLLHNLRANPEWTSINSQSLIYAVKQNLGISVLPKILIEEEINSGEIFEVKVNDFELVNINHIVFHKDKFQTKSFKMLIDIIKNKVSAK, via the coding sequence ATGAAGATAAGACATCTGCGTATTTTTAAAATGGTATGTGAAGAAGAGAGTATTACAAAGGCAGCGGAAAGGTTATTCATGACACAACCAGCAGTTTCTAGTGCAATTAGTGAGTTAGAAAGTCATTTAGGTGTTTATTTATTTGATAGAATCTCAAGAAGGATTTATTTAAATGAAACAGGCAAGTTATTCCTGACAAAGGTAATAAAGATGTTAGATCTATATGATGATTTAGAGCAAAATGTTAAAGAGCTGGAAGACAATGCAACAATTAAAATTGGATCAAGTATTACTATAGCGAACTTCATTTTGCCTAAAGCAATAGTACACTTTGAAAAAATTTATAAGAATACCCCGACAAAGGTTATAGTTGGAAATGCTAGACAAATTGAAGAGATGTTATATAATAATGAAATTGATTTAGGCTTAATTGAAGGAGTTATCTATAATGAAGAATTAATAAGAATTCCATTCTCTTCATATAAATTAGCCATAATCTGTTCTCCTAGACATAAATTAGCTGTAGAAGAACCTATAGATATAAATGAGATAATACAAGAAAGATTATTGCTCAGAGAAAAGGGCAGTGCAATTCGTGATGTTTTTGATAGTGCATTATTGTTACATAATTTAAGAGCTAATCCAGAGTGGACAAGTATAAATTCACAATCTCTTATTTATGCAGTAAAACAAAATTTAGGAATAAGTGTGTTACCTAAAATTCTAATAGAAGAAGAAATCAATAGTGGTGAAATCTTTGAAGTAAAGGTAAATGATTTCGAACTAGTTAATATAAATCATATTGTATTTCATAAAGATAAATTTCAAACAAAGAGTTTTAAAATGCTGATTGATATAATTAAGAATAAAGTAAGTGCTAAGTGA
- a CDS encoding chromate transporter, which translates to MRIKKLKLYLALFRITFSISAFTFGGGYIVVPMMRKYFVNDLDLISEQELLDMAAIAQSSPGAIAVNIAVLVGYRISGIIGAIITCIGTVLPPLLILSIISFFYKAFRDNRVISAILKGMEAGVAATIVDLVIDMGQGIVKEKNLLLSLMAPITFLASFIFNINVLVIIISCSILCFVQTYIKSRRGGTQYE; encoded by the coding sequence ATGAGGATAAAAAAGTTAAAGCTATATCTAGCACTTTTTAGAATCACATTTTCTATTAGTGCTTTTACTTTTGGAGGAGGATATATAGTCGTTCCTATGATGCGTAAATATTTCGTTAATGACCTAGATTTAATTAGTGAGCAGGAACTCTTAGACATGGCTGCAATCGCACAATCAAGCCCAGGTGCTATTGCAGTTAATATCGCTGTATTAGTAGGTTATCGAATTTCTGGAATTATAGGTGCAATTATTACTTGTATTGGAACAGTCCTACCTCCTCTGTTAATATTATCAATTATATCCTTTTTCTATAAAGCTTTTAGGGATAATAGAGTTATTTCTGCAATCTTAAAGGGTATGGAAGCAGGAGTTGCTGCTACAATCGTAGACTTAGTAATTGATATGGGTCAGGGAATTGTAAAAGAAAAAAATTTGCTATTATCATTAATGGCCCCTATTACATTCTTAGCTAGTTTCATTTTCAACATCAATGTATTAGTTATTATTATTTCCTGCTCTATTCTATGTTTTGTCCAAACTTATATAAAAAGCAGAAGAGGGGGAACCCAATATGAGTAA
- a CDS encoding chromate transporter codes for MSNTIITLFITFLQIGLFSIGGGYAIIPLIEEQVVNSNEWLTLQEYTDIITISQMTPGPLVVNTASFVGIRIANIPGAIVATVGSILFGFIISILLYNFFKKHKDIDSISNILKGLRSSSVGLIASAASTIILIAFLGTSSFDVKDISINSTAIVLFIISLFLLRKYKLNPILIIILTGAVGLFFY; via the coding sequence ATGAGTAACACTATAATTACATTATTTATTACCTTTTTACAGATTGGCTTATTCAGTATTGGTGGTGGATATGCTATTATACCGTTAATAGAAGAGCAGGTGGTAAACTCTAATGAATGGCTTACATTACAAGAATATACAGATATTATTACCATATCCCAAATGACACCTGGACCTTTGGTTGTCAATACTGCTTCTTTTGTAGGAATACGTATAGCTAATATACCTGGAGCTATAGTAGCTACTGTAGGAAGTATTCTATTTGGATTCATTATTTCTATTCTTTTATATAATTTTTTTAAAAAACATAAAGATATAGATAGTATCTCTAACATATTAAAAGGATTACGTTCTAGTTCTGTTGGACTTATTGCATCTGCTGCATCTACTATTATTTTGATTGCATTTCTCGGAACTTCATCATTTGATGTTAAAGATATTAGCATAAATAGTACCGCTATAGTTTTATTTATTATTTCTCTATTTTTATTGAGAAAATATAAGCTAAACCCTATACTAATTATAATTTTAACAGGTGCTGTAGGATTGTTTTTTTATTAA
- a CDS encoding stalk domain-containing protein, with protein sequence MKTRLWQKILLLTLVIMVFIGLPAHAAQTETISLKDADSGYKIVVPGFIDVREVEVDGEIITAVIAEKPAKESSGRYKFFEIITTNEDASMIVSYPGTTEYEQIGDYASDIENGKVTYSPTLYDDFEELVADSVFCFDFSVYNEDNEMIDNFIKIYFVFESVEESTVPTETPVPTPVETSDTVQVEEKTAKPTGSKVLVDGADVSFEAYNIDGNNYFKLRDLAMAVTGTDKQFEVTWDGEKNAINLVSGEAYTAVGGEFAVSSGTESVKAVTTQSKIYVDGEEIALQAYTIGGNNYFKLRDIGEVFDFGITWDGALNQIVIDTSIGYVAE encoded by the coding sequence ATGAAAACTAGATTATGGCAGAAAATTTTATTATTAACATTGGTAATTATGGTGTTTATAGGGTTACCAGCTCATGCAGCACAGACAGAGACAATCAGTTTGAAGGATGCTGACAGTGGCTACAAAATTGTTGTACCTGGCTTTATTGATGTAAGAGAAGTTGAGGTAGACGGAGAAATTATAACTGCAGTTATTGCAGAAAAACCTGCTAAAGAAAGTTCAGGTAGATATAAATTCTTTGAAATAATAACAACTAATGAGGATGCGTCAATGATAGTTTCATATCCGGGAACAACTGAGTATGAACAAATCGGAGATTATGCCAGTGATATAGAAAATGGCAAAGTTACATATAGTCCAACATTATATGATGACTTCGAAGAGTTAGTAGCAGACAGTGTGTTTTGTTTTGATTTTTCAGTTTATAATGAAGATAACGAGATGATAGATAATTTTATTAAAATCTATTTTGTATTTGAAAGTGTTGAGGAATCAACTGTTCCAACAGAGACACCAGTTCCAACTCCAGTAGAGACTTCGGATACAGTTCAAGTTGAGGAGAAGACTGCTAAACCTACGGGATCTAAGGTTCTTGTAGATGGAGCGGATGTATCATTTGAAGCATATAATATTGATGGAAACAATTATTTCAAACTTAGAGATTTAGCTATGGCTGTTACAGGAACAGATAAACAATTTGAAGTGACTTGGGACGGAGAGAAAAATGCAATTAATCTTGTTTCCGGTGAAGCATATACCGCTGTTGGTGGAGAGTTTGCTGTATCATCAGGAACGGAATCCGTAAAAGCAGTAACTACTCAGTCAAAAATTTATGTAGACGGAGAAGAAATTGCACTTCAGGCCTATACAATTGGTGGAAATAATTACTTTAAGCTAAGAGATATAGGAGAAGTATTTGATTTTGGTATTACTTGGGATGGAGCTTTAAATCAAATTGTAATTGATACATCTATTGGGTATGTAGCTGAATAG
- a CDS encoding S-layer homology domain-containing protein translates to MKKFTALFLSLLLIVVPISTVQASEGNISRIDFIKSINAIFNIYTVLDTEEVFSDIGLETKDYFELMAAKRSGYIVGYADGSVRADNIITRTEAAVALDNLMELPQPMDGPVFEDQLELPSWAVGSIQRIVARGILSADEDGNFNGGEPLSKEDLENAVSAIKSLGLQGREDEIKTIKSFDGFEVTGRLSVPAGEKEIDKLVIFVHGTGPNTYEMRRQSNISGIRFKYLDIYADKFAKDGTGFFTYNTRGISLGDEEPYYADIDENLYKQYTPQNIAHDIKYIIEELKRDPRLEHADIILLGASEGTIIAPLAVSEYGAEADTLLLMGYCNDNMREVLEYQLGGGMSFFNYTQLFNVVGADDITKEQYEEDPSEIIEGLLGGAAFEDIDLSGDGLLTVEDFSIMMAPIKDGLFEAVENNDDKWIEENMATIMPPLMTDWFKSHFELSKTEDIMTKVDIPIYIFQGTYDANCPVQGTYDVQNRFEELGKENLKVHIYDGYDHELNFTQLLYGIGSKAFDDIFLTVENLNL, encoded by the coding sequence ATGAAAAAGTTCACAGCTTTATTTTTATCCTTATTGCTTATAGTTGTACCTATATCTACGGTTCAAGCTTCTGAAGGCAACATTTCCAGAATCGATTTTATTAAAAGCATAAATGCAATCTTTAATATTTATACGGTATTGGATACGGAGGAAGTATTTTCAGACATTGGCTTGGAAACTAAGGATTATTTTGAATTAATGGCAGCAAAGCGGAGTGGATATATAGTAGGATATGCAGATGGATCTGTTCGTGCTGATAATATCATTACCAGAACAGAGGCAGCTGTAGCGTTGGATAATTTAATGGAATTGCCCCAACCTATGGACGGTCCAGTTTTTGAAGATCAACTGGAACTTCCTTCATGGGCGGTAGGCAGTATTCAAAGGATTGTAGCTCGCGGTATTTTATCAGCTGATGAAGATGGCAATTTTAATGGTGGTGAGCCACTATCAAAGGAAGACTTGGAGAATGCTGTTTCCGCAATTAAATCTCTTGGCCTGCAGGGTCGTGAAGATGAAATTAAGACCATTAAATCATTTGATGGATTTGAGGTTACTGGCAGACTTTCAGTTCCCGCGGGGGAAAAAGAGATTGATAAGTTAGTAATTTTTGTACACGGTACTGGCCCTAATACTTATGAAATGCGCCGTCAAAGCAATATATCAGGCATCAGGTTTAAGTATCTTGATATATACGCAGATAAATTTGCCAAAGATGGCACGGGCTTTTTTACTTACAATACACGAGGAATTAGCTTGGGAGATGAAGAGCCATATTATGCTGATATAGATGAAAATCTCTACAAACAATATACTCCTCAAAATATAGCTCATGATATTAAATACATTATTGAGGAATTGAAAAGAGATCCTCGTTTAGAACATGCAGATATTATACTACTTGGGGCGAGCGAGGGTACCATTATAGCACCCCTGGCTGTATCGGAATATGGCGCTGAAGCTGATACATTGCTTCTTATGGGATATTGCAATGATAACATGCGAGAAGTATTAGAATATCAGTTAGGAGGCGGAATGTCATTTTTCAATTACACACAACTGTTTAATGTTGTTGGTGCTGATGATATAACAAAAGAGCAATATGAGGAAGACCCTAGTGAAATTATAGAAGGTTTATTGGGGGGAGCTGCATTTGAGGATATTGATTTAAGCGGTGATGGCTTATTAACAGTAGAAGATTTTTCTATTATGATGGCGCCTATTAAAGATGGTCTTTTTGAAGCGGTCGAAAATAACGATGATAAGTGGATTGAGGAAAATATGGCGACAATTATGCCGCCACTCATGACAGATTGGTTCAAGTCTCATTTTGAACTATCTAAAACCGAGGATATAATGACTAAGGTTGATATTCCGATATATATTTTCCAAGGCACATATGATGCAAATTGCCCTGTACAAGGCACCTATGATGTTCAGAACCGATTTGAGGAATTAGGTAAAGAAAATTTGAAGGTTCATATTTATGATGGATACGACCATGAGCTAAACTTTACACAATTACTTTATGGTATTGGTTCAAAAGCCTTTGATGATATTTTTTTAACTGTAGAGAATCTGAATCTTTAA
- a CDS encoding class D sortase translates to MKRKIFSTMIILAGIIIIAYPKASEIYQNYRQQKLMEEWQQSLSIIDEGYENEEDLYGIGIDSTDINADEVESDVIFTEISLEEEKRLRREMLKTEQLEIKRLEREKKQRDDYIKNNMDGILEIEKINLKLPILRGATEKNMLISVASINNTGTLGEIGNYAIAGHRNRTYGRNFNRLDEVEGGDIIYIRDGENNYKYTVVEKLYVLPEEVWVLNGNNMDKEITLITCHPRINPTHRLIVKGKIIE, encoded by the coding sequence ATGAAAAGAAAGATATTCTCAACAATGATTATATTAGCAGGTATAATCATTATAGCCTATCCTAAGGCCTCGGAGATATACCAAAATTACAGACAACAAAAACTCATGGAAGAATGGCAACAGAGTCTATCAATTATAGACGAAGGATATGAAAATGAAGAAGATTTATATGGTATAGGAATAGATAGTACTGATATCAACGCTGATGAAGTTGAAAGCGATGTAATATTTACTGAAATCAGCCTAGAAGAAGAAAAAAGATTGAGAAGAGAAATGCTAAAAACAGAACAATTAGAAATAAAAAGATTAGAAAGAGAAAAGAAGCAAAGAGATGACTATATTAAAAACAATATGGATGGTATCCTTGAAATTGAAAAAATAAATTTGAAATTACCAATATTGAGAGGTGCTACAGAAAAAAATATGTTGATATCAGTTGCTAGTATAAATAATACAGGAACATTAGGCGAAATAGGCAACTATGCAATAGCAGGTCATAGAAACCGTACCTATGGAAGAAATTTCAATAGATTGGACGAAGTAGAGGGCGGTGATATAATATATATAAGGGATGGAGAAAATAATTACAAGTATACAGTAGTAGAAAAGTTATATGTATTACCTGAAGAGGTTTGGGTATTAAATGGTAATAATATGGATAAGGAAATAACATTAATCACCTGTCACCCTAGGATAAATCCCACTCATAGATTGATTGTTAAAGGTAAAATTATAGAGTAA